A window of the Amycolatopsis solani genome harbors these coding sequences:
- a CDS encoding aldehyde dehydrogenase family protein, with product MSDRISVAKTYKLYVGGKFPRSESGRVYPVTDSKGKFLANAAHASRKDVRDAVVAARKAFPGWSAATAYNRGQVLYRVAEVLEGRRDQFIAEVSASEGLAAKKAESLVDAAIDRWVWYAGWTDKIASVLGSANPVAGPYFSFTVPEPTGVVGILAPQASSLLGLVEVLAPVLATGSTAVVVSSAERPLPAITLSEVLATSDVPGGVANILTGHASELGPWLASHGDVNALDPTGAAPDDRPGLAREAANTVKRVLTVPAAEPDWTAAPDLTRLRRYLEAKTVWHPLGV from the coding sequence ATGTCTGACCGGATTTCCGTAGCCAAGACCTACAAGCTGTACGTGGGCGGCAAGTTCCCGCGTTCGGAGTCCGGCCGGGTGTACCCGGTGACGGACAGCAAGGGCAAGTTCCTGGCCAACGCGGCCCACGCGTCCCGCAAGGACGTCCGCGACGCGGTGGTGGCGGCCCGCAAGGCCTTCCCCGGTTGGTCTGCCGCCACGGCCTACAACCGCGGCCAGGTGCTGTACCGGGTGGCCGAGGTGCTGGAAGGCCGCCGCGACCAGTTCATCGCGGAAGTGTCCGCTTCGGAGGGCTTGGCGGCGAAGAAGGCCGAGTCCCTGGTTGACGCGGCGATCGACCGCTGGGTCTGGTACGCGGGCTGGACGGACAAGATCGCGTCGGTCCTGGGTTCGGCCAACCCGGTGGCGGGCCCGTACTTCTCGTTCACGGTCCCGGAACCGACCGGCGTGGTGGGCATCCTGGCCCCGCAGGCGTCGTCGTTGCTGGGCCTGGTCGAGGTCCTGGCCCCGGTCCTGGCCACCGGCTCGACGGCGGTGGTGGTCTCGAGCGCGGAGCGTCCCCTGCCGGCGATCACACTGTCGGAGGTCCTGGCCACGTCCGACGTCCCGGGCGGCGTGGCCAACATCCTGACGGGCCACGCGTCGGAGCTGGGCCCGTGGCTGGCCTCGCACGGCGATGTGAACGCACTGGACCCGACAGGAGCGGCCCCGGACGACCGCCCGGGCTTGGCACGCGAAGCGGCGAACACGGTGAAGCGGGTGCTGACGGTCCCGGCGGCGGAGCCGGACTGGACGGCAGCTCCGGACCTGACCCGGCTGCGCCGGTACCTGGAGGCGAAGACGGTCTGGCACCCGCTGGGCGTCTGA
- a CDS encoding YbaB/EbfC family nucleoid-associated protein translates to MPDDEEWAFENEIELWDDDESPPPVEDEPERDGPAGRDGDSVVTVTVSPAGEVQRVRLAEDWKTKVDPRGLHSSVLTAANAATIEALARRARDVEANPASRPPAAQDETPLTARDVFRLEDAVRGEANWNSFRLGCPRPASTSSPRKAAAAM, encoded by the coding sequence GTGCCGGACGACGAAGAGTGGGCGTTCGAAAACGAGATCGAACTCTGGGACGACGACGAAAGTCCGCCGCCGGTCGAAGACGAGCCGGAACGGGACGGCCCCGCCGGACGTGATGGGGATTCGGTCGTGACGGTGACCGTCTCGCCCGCGGGTGAGGTCCAGCGGGTCAGGCTCGCCGAGGACTGGAAAACCAAGGTCGACCCCCGCGGCCTGCATTCGAGTGTGCTGACCGCGGCGAACGCGGCGACCATCGAGGCTTTGGCACGGCGCGCCCGGGACGTCGAGGCTAACCCGGCATCGCGGCCACCGGCCGCCCAGGACGAGACACCGCTCACGGCGCGCGACGTCTTCCGGCTGGAGGACGCGGTGCGAGGCGAGGCGAACTGGAACAGCTTTCGACTCGGATGTCCACGGCCGGCCTCGACGTCGTCACCGCGGAAAGCAGCGGCGGCCATGTGA
- a CDS encoding GH12 family glycosyl hydrolase domain-containing protein, whose product MRRRSALLVIPLLLLASCGHDDVTPVAGSAPPAPTTSSASLAPPASVPPSTSRSASPPAPTPTAPSVTPARNCSSPEFTTSDADGGWSDGGYYVHNNMWNAGEAGPETLRACAYDNWYVDSVQPDSTSVKTYPNVHKDINDQNGKPFNDFKVIKSTFAGRGPDVGIYDVAYDLWLNGVGNGNGVSELMVWTENRKQVPAGDKLTTYTAGGFTYDVWAEDEGYVAFVSRTTQYSGTVDLKAMIAWAIGKGLIPANPTVNQIGYGIEFCSTGGGKARFTLTDFSVTMS is encoded by the coding sequence ATGCGACGAAGATCCGCGTTGTTGGTCATTCCCTTGCTGCTGCTCGCGAGCTGCGGCCACGACGACGTGACGCCGGTCGCCGGGTCGGCCCCGCCGGCGCCGACGACGTCCAGCGCGTCGCTCGCGCCCCCGGCTTCGGTGCCGCCGAGCACGTCCCGATCTGCGTCTCCACCTGCGCCGACACCGACCGCGCCATCGGTGACACCGGCCCGGAACTGCAGTTCCCCGGAGTTCACGACGAGCGACGCCGACGGCGGCTGGTCGGACGGCGGGTACTACGTCCACAACAACATGTGGAACGCGGGCGAAGCGGGTCCGGAAACGCTGCGCGCGTGCGCGTACGACAACTGGTACGTGGATTCCGTCCAGCCGGATTCGACGTCGGTGAAAACCTATCCGAACGTGCACAAGGACATTAACGACCAGAACGGGAAACCGTTCAACGACTTCAAGGTGATCAAGTCGACCTTCGCGGGCCGCGGCCCGGACGTCGGCATCTACGACGTGGCGTACGACCTGTGGCTGAACGGCGTCGGCAACGGCAACGGCGTCAGCGAGCTGATGGTCTGGACGGAGAACCGCAAACAGGTCCCGGCGGGCGACAAACTGACGACGTACACCGCGGGTGGCTTCACGTACGACGTCTGGGCGGAGGACGAGGGGTACGTGGCGTTCGTTTCGCGGACGACGCAGTACTCGGGCACGGTGGACCTGAAGGCGATGATCGCGTGGGCGATCGGGAAGGGCCTGATCCCGGCCAATCCGACGGTGAACCAGATCGGGTATGGGATCGAGTTCTGCTCGACGGGTGGGGGGAAGGCGCGGTTCACGTTGACGGACTTCTCGGTGACGATGAGCTAG
- a CDS encoding TetR/AcrR family transcriptional regulator: MTADPETTLRADARRNRDQILAAAKTIFAASGAEVPMEEIARAAGVGVGTLYRRFPDRDALIRAVAMDNFERVLVDAKVIAAEETSSWRALERLLRQSVELQLSVQLAMVSHRALVILKNDPEVRRLRDEILVVLDGFVVGAQAEGKLREDVGAGDIAILFATLLRHMRAKSADVSEMAARRCVGIMIDGLSARPGTELPGRPITSRDLDPS, translated from the coding sequence CACGGCGCAACCGCGACCAGATCCTCGCGGCGGCGAAGACCATCTTCGCCGCGTCCGGTGCCGAGGTGCCGATGGAGGAGATCGCCCGCGCGGCCGGCGTCGGCGTCGGCACGCTCTACCGCCGCTTCCCGGACCGGGACGCGCTGATCCGCGCCGTCGCGATGGACAACTTCGAGCGCGTGCTGGTCGATGCCAAGGTGATCGCCGCGGAGGAGACGTCGTCGTGGCGCGCGCTGGAGCGCCTGCTGCGGCAGTCGGTGGAGCTGCAGCTGAGCGTCCAGCTGGCGATGGTGTCGCATCGGGCGCTGGTGATCCTGAAGAACGACCCGGAGGTCCGCCGCCTGCGCGACGAGATCCTGGTGGTCCTGGACGGCTTCGTCGTCGGCGCGCAGGCCGAGGGCAAGCTCCGCGAGGACGTCGGCGCCGGCGACATCGCGATCCTGTTCGCGACCCTGTTGCGCCACATGCGCGCGAAGTCCGCGGACGTCTCCGAGATGGCGGCGCGCCGCTGCGTCGGCATCATGATCGACGGCCTCAGCGCGCGGCCGGGAACCGAGCTGCCGGGCCGTCCGATCACATCCCGTGACCTGGACCCCAGCTGA